TGTATATCACCGGTTTTAAGACATACATGCAACGGGTCGACGATCGTCCCCGTCTGCTGTTGAAAATCGAGACAAGCGAAGGGATCGACGGCTGGGGCGAGTGCTACAACCACGGGCCTGACTGGGCCCTGCCACCGCTGTTCGACTATCTATTTCACCAGATCGACGGCGAAGACCCGCGACGGGTCGAGTTTCTTGTTCTGAAGCTCAACCAGCAATGCCGATTTCCGCCCGGTGCGATGGGACTTGCGGCAATTTCTGCAATCGATCATGCTCTTTGGGATATCGCGGGCAAGGCGGCGGGTCTGCCGGTTTACATGTTGCTTGGCGGCAATGTCCGTGACCGAGTCCGCGTCTACTGTGGTGTCTACACGGCCCCGGATGCCGAGCATGCCAAGGATGAAACCCAGCGGCTTCACGAAGAATACGGCTATACAGCATTTAAACTGAGCCCCTATCGCCGGGATCTGCACTCGGGTCGTTGGGGCGAATTGGTCAAGGAAACGGGAGACTGGTTTGCACGCATACGTGAAATTACCCCGTCCAATTTCGAATTTGCCTTCGACGCCCATGCTAAAATCTTCGAGCCTTATCAGGCAGTGCAGCTTGCAGCAGCCATAGCGCCCAGCGACCCGTACTTCTATGAAGAGCCAATCCGTCCAGAA
The Rhizobium glycinendophyticum DNA segment above includes these coding regions:
- a CDS encoding mandelate racemase/muconate lactonizing enzyme family protein encodes the protein MYITGFKTYMQRVDDRPRLLLKIETSEGIDGWGECYNHGPDWALPPLFDYLFHQIDGEDPRRVEFLVLKLNQQCRFPPGAMGLAAISAIDHALWDIAGKAAGLPVYMLLGGNVRDRVRVYCGVYTAPDAEHAKDETQRLHEEYGYTAFKLSPYRRDLHSGRWGELVKETGDWFARIREITPSNFEFAFDAHAKIFEPYQAVQLAAAIAPSDPYFYEEPIRPEHIPAWAELKSKITVPLATGESLYNRFEFLSLLTARGADIIQPDICVVGGVSEMRRIATLAEAHYVTVAPHNPMGPLATAVNVHFCAAQPNFKVLEFKPHGHAPWAVDPYIPVDGHMELRPDQPGWGIEIDEKVLQSEDYIHWERKVTRKPDGSTAYP